One Fusobacterium ulcerans DNA segment encodes these proteins:
- the murA gene encoding UDP-N-acetylglucosamine 1-carboxyvinyltransferase codes for MVEAFRVIGGKEISGVLEVEGSKNAALPIMIATLIEKGTYVLKNVPNLMDIRTLVKLLESLGLEIEKLDDHSYKIVNNGLTNLVAGYELVKKMRASFLVMGAMLAHEKKARVSLPGGCAIGARPVDLHLKGFESLGVKLTIDHGYVDAEAEELKGGIIILDFPSVGATENIIMAAVKATGKTILENAAREPEIEDLCYFLNDMGAKITGIGTSRLEIEGVEKLFPCEHTIIPDRIVAGTFIIASVMFDGKIEVKGVVKEHLGSFLMKLDEMGVKFDIEGDRLRVLSKLSDLKPVKVTTMPHPGFATDLQSPIMTLMSLANGTSEIKETIFENRFMHVPELNRMGAKIDISSSSATIAGVGNFSSAEVMASDLRAGASLILAALKADGVSIINRIYHVDRGYENLDLKLKKIGADIERIKAEI; via the coding sequence ATGGTAGAAGCATTCAGAGTAATAGGCGGAAAAGAAATTTCAGGAGTATTGGAAGTAGAAGGATCAAAAAATGCAGCTCTTCCTATAATGATTGCAACACTTATAGAGAAAGGGACATATGTTTTAAAAAATGTACCTAATTTAATGGATATAAGAACATTAGTTAAATTATTAGAAAGTCTTGGGCTGGAAATAGAAAAATTAGATGATCATTCATATAAAATTGTAAATAATGGACTTACAAATCTAGTAGCAGGATATGAACTTGTAAAAAAAATGAGAGCTTCTTTTTTAGTAATGGGAGCTATGCTTGCACATGAAAAAAAGGCAAGGGTATCTCTTCCAGGAGGATGTGCTATTGGAGCCAGACCTGTGGATCTTCATTTAAAAGGATTTGAATCTCTTGGAGTAAAACTTACAATAGATCATGGATATGTGGATGCTGAAGCAGAGGAATTAAAAGGAGGAATAATAATTCTTGATTTTCCAAGTGTAGGAGCTACAGAAAATATAATAATGGCTGCTGTAAAGGCTACTGGGAAAACTATTCTAGAAAATGCAGCAAGAGAACCAGAGATAGAGGACCTTTGCTATTTCTTAAATGATATGGGGGCTAAAATAACTGGAATAGGGACAAGCAGACTGGAAATAGAAGGGGTTGAAAAGTTATTTCCATGTGAACATACAATAATTCCAGATAGAATAGTAGCAGGAACATTTATAATAGCTTCTGTAATGTTTGATGGGAAGATAGAGGTAAAAGGTGTAGTTAAAGAACACCTTGGAAGTTTTCTTATGAAATTAGATGAAATGGGTGTAAAATTTGATATAGAGGGAGACAGATTGAGAGTACTTTCTAAGCTTTCTGATTTGAAACCTGTAAAAGTAACAACTATGCCTCATCCAGGATTTGCAACAGACCTTCAATCACCTATAATGACTTTAATGTCTTTAGCAAATGGAACAAGTGAAATAAAAGAGACTATATTTGAAAATAGATTTATGCATGTCCCTGAATTAAATAGAATGGGAGCAAAAATAGATATAAGCAGCAGTTCAGCTACAATAGCTGGAGTTGGAAACTTTTCTTCAGCAGAGGTAATGGCAAGTGATCTAAGAGCTGGAGCCAGCTTAATACTTGCAGCACTAAAAGCTGATGGAGTAAGTATTATAAACAGAATATACCATGTGGACAGAGGGTATGAAAATCTTGATTTGAAACTTAAAAAAATTGGTGCAGATATAGAAAGAATAAAAGCAGAAATATAA
- a CDS encoding DUF1694 domain-containing protein, protein MSENIIDKKNSTKINFLKTLGEKSLYLDEFKENVILALTKKQIMSGIIYTEVIDEMKKEGTAGIKMRRDVPLKDFNPYIMEAEKAGIQYTLVDALDMKGDIVLVVVSKEAIDNTDREVIVEDEEEKFRKVGLSGEYPKCLGKKLCSKHYKLLSEKMPSYKGKFEELNLLDRLLGRTCPICKEEKEKD, encoded by the coding sequence ATGAGTGAGAATATTATAGATAAAAAAAATAGCACAAAAATTAATTTTTTAAAAACTCTAGGTGAAAAAAGCCTGTATCTTGATGAGTTTAAAGAAAATGTAATACTTGCTCTTACAAAAAAACAAATTATGTCTGGGATAATTTACACTGAAGTTATAGATGAGATGAAAAAGGAAGGAACAGCAGGTATAAAAATGAGAAGAGATGTTCCTCTTAAAGATTTTAATCCCTATATAATGGAGGCAGAAAAAGCAGGTATTCAGTACACATTAGTAGATGCTTTGGATATGAAGGGGGATATAGTTTTAGTTGTTGTTTCAAAAGAAGCTATAGATAATACAGATAGAGAAGTAATAGTGGAAGATGAGGAGGAAAAATTCAGAAAAGTAGGTTTAAGTGGAGAATACCCTAAATGTTTAGGGAAAAAGCTATGTTCAAAACATTACAAATTGCTTTCTGAAAAGATGCCATCATACAAAGGCAAGTTTGAAGAACTTAATTTATTAGACAGATTATTAGGAAGAACATGTCCTATATGTAAAGAAGAAAAGGAGAAGGATTAA
- a CDS encoding carboxypeptidase-like regulatory domain-containing protein — protein MLKLTSFFLLLILTINSFSKDISIKFNTLKGNVKYYKPGDKEVKSIDFFNGEIKFSLKDGEYIFLFTSPEYAPIEKNINTKKENNFSIEFSKADTVVVNGTVQADNMNIGGAEISFVNSRNKSYTVTTDFLGKFTAYIPKGDYRIKTNRFGYSLDKKNALVYELHSTGKPYNIIINLHEISSFIEGRVIDEKGNPVAKADITVKNGTETSKIETDEFGKFRKRVEAGIVTLICKKDGFIQNGLIRKIDRQSSITNLEIVLNKSKFNVQGIVTDGVKALINIPVTIHDEDINKISTVLSNENGYYEFDGIDGDKDVFISVSDPNYKRYKTPLFRLDKNITDNNLILEKN, from the coding sequence ATGCTGAAATTAACATCTTTTTTTCTTTTGCTTATTTTAACAATTAATTCTTTTTCTAAAGATATTTCTATAAAATTTAATACATTAAAAGGTAATGTAAAATATTATAAACCTGGAGATAAAGAAGTTAAAAGTATAGATTTTTTTAATGGAGAAATTAAATTTTCCTTAAAAGATGGAGAATATATTTTTTTATTCACTTCCCCAGAGTATGCTCCTATTGAAAAGAACATTAACACTAAAAAAGAAAATAATTTTTCTATAGAATTTTCAAAAGCTGATACTGTTGTGGTAAATGGCACTGTTCAAGCTGATAATATGAATATTGGTGGTGCTGAAATCTCTTTTGTTAACAGTAGAAATAAAAGCTACACTGTTACAACAGATTTTTTAGGAAAATTTACTGCTTATATTCCTAAAGGAGATTATAGAATAAAAACTAACAGATTTGGATATTCTCTAGACAAAAAAAATGCTCTTGTATATGAATTACATTCAACAGGAAAGCCTTATAATATCATTATAAACCTCCATGAAATATCAAGTTTTATTGAAGGCAGAGTAATTGATGAAAAGGGAAATCCAGTGGCTAAAGCTGATATAACTGTTAAGAATGGTACTGAAACTTCTAAAATAGAAACTGATGAATTTGGAAAATTCAGAAAAAGAGTAGAAGCTGGAATAGTTACTCTTATCTGTAAAAAAGATGGATTTATACAAAATGGGCTTATAAGAAAAATAGATCGACAGTCTTCTATTACTAATTTGGAAATCGTATTAAATAAATCTAAATTTAATGTACAAGGTATAGTAACTGATGGAGTAAAAGCTCTGATAAATATTCCAGTAACTATACATGATGAAGATATTAATAAAATTTCTACTGTTTTATCCAATGAAAATGGATATTATGAATTTGATGGCATAGATGGGGATAAGGATGTGTTTATCTCTGTATCTGATCCTAATTATAAAAGGTATAAAACACCATTATTTAGACTTGATAAAAATATAACAGATAATAATTTAATTTTAGAAAAAAATTAA